A genomic region of Archangium lipolyticum contains the following coding sequences:
- a CDS encoding TonB-dependent receptor domain-containing protein gives MRALCLGTLVLTLLLTPATVLANNTADEADVTFELGNEAYARRQYVEALRAYFTSYRLVPNRNVLFNIARCYEALARYNEAYRYYNDLAQEHLPNADETEVQRALERLRPKVALVRVTTEPPGAEVFVDREDLGIRGLSPQTLALTPGTHKVMVRKQGYRPTEQSISLVRGEATSQPFELELITGQVELTGTPEGAEVRETPDGPVVGRVPGTLSFTPGQHVLHVRAPGHTPVQLLVDVPADGTVSHPVALRPQEKPTGRLIITANRDNATVHVDGHPAGFTPTVVTLTEGEHTLVVESRDARPMSQQVTVVANQEKRIHADLRYEPPPVRAASKNLLSVDEAPASITVISREELRTFGYTTLAEALAAVRGFFISDDRSYTYLGVRGFAPPGDLNTRVLILWDGHSVNDVWAGQGYSARDLAVDLEEVDRIEVVRGPGSALYGTGAFFAVINVVPRESLGTERRVEATAAVGALGTTRLHGTAAWDDGHRSVLFSVAGLNMKGAETTRMGEGFPVVEGLDGERVLTASLRARLEGLSLQAHYHVRTKQVPTGSFGTALGVDGTRVEDLRAFVEARYEKTLSESMSLFVRGSYDASRYRGYWMYSEPEGGMRRDTDAGAADWISTEARLLARLFEGNRLTVGLEGQAQLRVEQESFGPVGEAPMPGRRRMLLSAYLLDEWRPHPRLSVSAGLRLDKYLDLDTTPLTPRLALIGRPYDKGLTKLVIGRAFRAPNVYELDYQDYGFTQRAAGSLEPETITTNELEHSHDLTNELRLTVAGYHNRITNLVVLETEDGPARCGNPLGTVECILFQNRPGVMLAWGAEAGLRWQPGRYLMVDMNYSFVSLRKASEEVAAAVPAHLASGRLLLPLGSNGDVRLSTQATYQSARGTKEGADRGEALILNVGVSGELPHLRYFAGVQNLLDARYALPLGIERAAAPVPQYGRTFTLQLTGDF, from the coding sequence ATGCGCGCCCTCTGTCTCGGGACCCTCGTCCTCACACTCCTGCTCACGCCCGCCACCGTCCTGGCCAACAACACCGCGGACGAGGCGGACGTGACGTTCGAGCTCGGTAACGAGGCCTACGCCCGCAGGCAGTACGTCGAGGCCCTGCGCGCCTACTTCACCAGCTACCGCCTCGTCCCCAACCGCAACGTCCTCTTCAACATCGCCCGCTGCTACGAGGCGCTCGCCCGCTACAACGAGGCCTACCGCTACTACAACGACCTGGCCCAGGAGCACCTCCCCAACGCCGACGAGACCGAGGTGCAGCGGGCCCTGGAGCGGCTGCGTCCCAAGGTGGCCCTGGTGCGCGTCACCACCGAGCCCCCGGGCGCCGAGGTATTCGTGGACCGCGAGGACCTCGGCATCCGCGGCCTCTCGCCCCAGACGCTCGCGCTGACGCCCGGCACCCACAAGGTGATGGTGCGCAAGCAGGGGTACCGCCCCACGGAGCAGTCCATCTCCCTGGTGCGGGGCGAGGCCACGTCGCAGCCCTTCGAGCTGGAGCTCATCACCGGCCAGGTGGAGCTCACCGGCACGCCCGAGGGCGCGGAGGTGCGTGAGACCCCGGATGGCCCCGTGGTGGGACGGGTGCCCGGGACGCTGAGCTTCACCCCCGGCCAGCACGTGCTGCACGTGCGCGCGCCCGGCCACACCCCGGTCCAGCTGCTGGTGGACGTGCCCGCCGACGGCACCGTCTCCCACCCGGTGGCCCTGCGCCCGCAGGAGAAACCCACCGGGCGCCTCATCATCACCGCCAACCGCGACAACGCCACCGTTCACGTGGACGGCCACCCCGCCGGCTTCACCCCCACCGTCGTCACCCTCACCGAGGGCGAGCACACCCTGGTGGTGGAGAGCCGGGACGCGCGTCCCATGAGCCAGCAGGTGACGGTGGTGGCCAACCAGGAGAAGCGCATCCACGCCGACCTGCGCTATGAGCCTCCGCCGGTACGCGCCGCGTCCAAGAACCTGCTCTCCGTGGACGAGGCCCCCGCCTCCATCACCGTCATCTCCCGGGAGGAGCTACGCACCTTCGGTTACACCACGCTCGCCGAGGCCCTGGCCGCCGTGCGCGGCTTCTTCATCTCCGACGACCGCTCCTACACGTACCTGGGCGTGCGCGGCTTCGCGCCTCCGGGAGACCTCAACACCCGCGTCCTCATCCTCTGGGACGGCCACTCCGTCAACGACGTGTGGGCCGGCCAGGGTTACTCGGCGCGCGATCTGGCGGTGGACCTGGAGGAGGTGGACCGTATCGAGGTGGTGCGCGGCCCGGGCAGCGCCCTCTACGGCACGGGCGCCTTCTTCGCCGTCATCAACGTGGTGCCGCGCGAATCGCTGGGCACGGAGCGGAGGGTGGAGGCGACGGCCGCGGTGGGGGCGCTGGGCACCACGCGGCTGCACGGCACCGCGGCGTGGGACGACGGGCACAGGTCGGTGCTGTTCTCCGTGGCGGGGCTGAACATGAAGGGCGCGGAGACGACCCGGATGGGCGAGGGCTTCCCGGTGGTGGAGGGATTGGACGGGGAGCGCGTCCTCACGGCCTCGCTGCGGGCCCGCCTCGAGGGCCTCTCCCTCCAGGCTCACTACCACGTACGGACGAAGCAGGTCCCCACGGGCTCATTTGGCACGGCGTTGGGCGTCGACGGCACCCGCGTGGAGGACCTCCGCGCCTTCGTCGAGGCGCGCTACGAGAAGACGCTGAGCGAGAGCATGAGCCTGTTCGTGCGCGGCTCCTACGACGCCAGCCGCTACCGTGGATACTGGATGTACTCGGAGCCGGAAGGCGGCATGCGGCGCGACACCGACGCGGGAGCCGCGGATTGGATCTCCACCGAGGCCCGCCTCCTCGCCCGACTCTTCGAGGGCAACCGCCTCACCGTGGGACTGGAGGGCCAGGCCCAGCTGCGCGTGGAACAGGAGAGCTTCGGTCCCGTGGGCGAGGCCCCCATGCCCGGCCGGCGCCGCATGCTGCTGTCCGCCTACCTGTTGGACGAGTGGCGCCCGCACCCGAGGCTGAGCGTCTCGGCGGGCCTGCGCCTGGACAAGTACCTCGACCTGGACACCACCCCGCTCACCCCGCGCCTGGCCCTCATCGGCCGCCCCTATGACAAGGGCCTCACCAAGCTGGTGATCGGCCGCGCCTTCCGCGCGCCCAACGTCTACGAGCTCGACTACCAGGACTATGGCTTCACCCAGCGCGCCGCCGGCTCGCTGGAGCCGGAGACCATCACCACCAATGAGCTCGAGCACTCGCACGACCTGACGAACGAGCTGCGCCTCACCGTGGCCGGCTACCACAACCGCATCACCAACCTGGTGGTGCTGGAGACGGAGGACGGACCGGCACGGTGCGGCAACCCGCTCGGCACCGTGGAGTGCATCCTCTTCCAGAACCGTCCCGGAGTGATGCTCGCCTGGGGGGCCGAAGCCGGCCTGCGCTGGCAACCCGGGCGCTACCTGATGGTGGACATGAACTACTCCTTCGTCTCCCTGCGCAAGGCCTCGGAAGAGGTGGCCGCCGCCGTGCCCGCGCATCTGGCTTCCGGACGGCTGTTGCTCCCCCTGGGCAGCAATGGTGACGTGCGCCTGTCCACCCAGGCCACCTACCAGAGCGCCCGGGGCACGAAGGAGGGCGCCGACCGTGGCGAGGCCCTGATCCTCAACGTGGGCGTCTCCGGCGAGCTGCCGCACCTGCGCTACTTCGCCGGCGTGCAGAACCTCCTCGACGCCCGCTACGCCCTGCCGCTCGGGATCGAGCGCGCCGCCGCGCCCGTGCCCCAGTACGGGCGCACCTTCACGCTGCAGCTCACCGGCGACTTCTGA
- a CDS encoding serine/threonine protein kinase: MNESPQFLRPLGRYELVQLLGHGGMGEVYLAKISGAAGFEKPCIVKTILPALLKDQQFLDRFHHEAKVLVHLVHSSIAQVYDMGEAEGTYYMALEYVAGVDLAYLQDQMRTQGQQIPVPVALFLGQRIAEGLGYAHRKTGPDGQPLGIVHRDVSPHNVMLSYEGEVKVIDFGLAKSAARSKYTLPSTVMGKLGYMSPEQVRAEPVDHRSDIYSCGVVVWELLAGRPLIAHGTVGEMMAAMANPSVPSLHEVRPDVDPALDAVVRRALAPSPADRYARADDFARALNEQLLRTGSPLGAEEVGNFVRERCPEAFATQRKLLTSLSSSSALRRTPLPGGNLAPLNTARHSPLPLGSPSAETGTGFEPTLVRSPTSPAMPVVVPGLGLAPVATAQLAAPVSGLLGVSRKGWVLALSLGALGLIGITAAVTTGFMLRSTQQREERGPDRRGPPHGRPGEGPPHGRPGEGPPHGWRPGEGPPPAHRPPPPGGMPPGGPGGPPEAMAEVPHAPEKGGAPSAPPELVPAEHVVSMEEGRGRLYRVLGGKKSGLSEGMVLPVVVAPVKDGKARLLGEATVVRVFPKQAMVDPDERVRNAGDVDRFLVLPESPTAKARAEKSRPAKAGLEAAEPLVPLREVTVTPPSAESPPAAGKPAEPRELSGRITTRRIGPLVLKIILTNTDTLIWSDCIVVIRGRDVYKLGGMAPEGEREIPLRDFEKGGHDVPYVESNRVGLFCAEGRKEFSAKL; the protein is encoded by the coding sequence ATGAACGAATCTCCCCAGTTTCTCCGCCCCCTCGGGCGCTACGAGCTCGTCCAACTGCTCGGCCACGGCGGCATGGGCGAGGTCTACCTCGCCAAGATCTCCGGCGCGGCGGGCTTCGAGAAGCCCTGCATCGTCAAGACGATCCTCCCCGCGCTCCTCAAGGACCAGCAGTTCCTCGACCGGTTCCACCACGAGGCCAAGGTGCTGGTGCACCTCGTCCACTCGTCCATCGCGCAGGTGTACGACATGGGCGAGGCCGAGGGCACCTACTACATGGCCCTCGAGTACGTGGCCGGCGTGGACCTGGCCTACCTGCAGGACCAGATGCGCACCCAGGGCCAGCAGATCCCCGTGCCGGTGGCGCTCTTCCTCGGCCAGCGCATCGCCGAGGGGCTCGGCTACGCCCACCGCAAGACGGGTCCGGACGGCCAGCCGCTGGGCATCGTCCACCGCGACGTCTCGCCCCACAACGTGATGCTCTCCTACGAGGGCGAGGTGAAGGTCATCGACTTCGGCCTCGCCAAGTCCGCGGCGCGCAGCAAGTACACCCTGCCGTCCACGGTGATGGGGAAGCTGGGCTACATGTCCCCGGAGCAGGTGCGCGCCGAGCCCGTCGACCACCGCAGTGACATCTACTCCTGTGGCGTGGTGGTGTGGGAGCTGCTCGCGGGCCGGCCCCTCATCGCCCACGGCACGGTGGGCGAGATGATGGCCGCCATGGCCAACCCCTCGGTGCCCTCGCTGCACGAGGTGCGCCCGGATGTGGACCCGGCTCTCGATGCGGTGGTGCGCCGCGCCCTGGCCCCCTCCCCGGCGGACCGCTACGCGCGCGCCGATGACTTCGCCCGCGCCCTCAACGAGCAGCTGCTGCGCACCGGTTCCCCGCTCGGCGCCGAGGAGGTGGGCAACTTCGTGCGCGAGCGCTGCCCGGAGGCCTTCGCCACGCAGCGCAAGCTCCTCACGAGCCTCTCCTCCAGCTCGGCCCTGCGCCGAACGCCCCTGCCCGGCGGCAACCTGGCGCCCCTGAACACCGCGCGCCATTCCCCGCTGCCTCTGGGCTCCCCCAGTGCGGAGACGGGTACGGGTTTCGAGCCCACCCTGGTGCGCTCACCCACCAGCCCCGCCATGCCCGTGGTCGTCCCCGGACTCGGGCTCGCGCCGGTGGCCACCGCGCAGCTCGCGGCGCCCGTCTCCGGACTCCTGGGCGTGAGCCGCAAGGGCTGGGTGTTGGCGCTCTCCCTCGGAGCGCTCGGACTGATTGGCATCACGGCGGCCGTGACCACGGGTTTCATGCTCCGCAGCACTCAGCAGCGGGAGGAGCGTGGCCCGGACAGGCGTGGGCCTCCTCATGGACGGCCAGGAGAGGGGCCTCCTCATGGGCGGCCAGGGGAGGGGCCTCCTCATGGGTGGCGGCCAGGGGAGGGGCCTCCTCCTGCGCACAGGCCGCCACCTCCGGGGGGAATGCCTCCGGGTGGCCCTGGTGGTCCGCCGGAAGCCATGGCCGAGGTGCCCCATGCTCCCGAGAAGGGGGGCGCTCCGTCGGCTCCGCCGGAGCTCGTCCCCGCGGAGCACGTGGTGTCGATGGAGGAGGGGCGAGGCAGGCTCTACCGCGTCCTCGGTGGGAAGAAGTCGGGTCTCTCGGAAGGGATGGTCCTTCCGGTGGTGGTGGCGCCGGTGAAGGACGGGAAGGCGAGGCTCCTGGGCGAGGCAACGGTGGTGCGGGTGTTTCCGAAGCAGGCGATGGTGGACCCCGACGAGCGCGTGCGTAACGCCGGGGATGTCGACCGTTTCCTGGTGCTTCCCGAGTCCCCCACCGCGAAGGCCAGAGCGGAGAAATCCAGACCCGCGAAGGCCGGGCTCGAGGCGGCGGAGCCCCTCGTGCCGCTTCGCGAGGTGACCGTCACGCCGCCGTCCGCCGAGTCGCCTCCCGCCGCCGGGAAGCCCGCGGAGCCACGGGAGTTGAGCGGGCGCATCACGACGAGGCGCATCGGTCCCCTCGTCCTGAAGATCATCCTCACCAACACGGACACGCTCATCTGGAGCGACTGCATCGTCGTCATCCGGGGACGGGACGTGTACAAGCTGGGAGGCATGGCCCCCGAGGGCGAGCGGGAGATTCCGCTGCGCGACTTCGAGAAGGGCGGCCATGACGTGCCCTATGTCGAAAGCAATCGGGTGGGCCTCTTCTGCGCCGAGGGCCGGAAGGAGTTCTCCGCGAAGCTGTGA
- a CDS encoding ABC transporter ATP-binding protein, producing MRRPGSLEAMAEVEDQRASNRGAVARRLLGELRPHRGTLFVALAFIGVSALAQMAGPYLVSLAIDRDIGSGDRLGLLRTMVLLLGVYAVGALTQRAQTRRVGATAQRVLATLRTRLFDQLQALPLTYFDKRPIGDLMSRLLSDVDTISQFFSQGLTQLLGPVLALVGVLGMMLVLNVRLALACFTLLPVMLATIWFFAARARRAYRKTRQTVGNVTAELQEEIVGVRQAQAFNRTDENIRRFRDRNAANRDANVAAVGVTSAFTPVIDVLSTLSTALVIGYGGHLVLQEDLSVGLLAAFLIYVQQFFRPVQLAASVYTQMQSALAGAERVYSILDEPREPVDAPDALELGRAEGRIVFERVSFAYDAAHPVLHDVSFEAEPGQTVALVGRTGAGKTTVASLIPRFYDASSGTVRLDGHDVRRVTRASLRRQMAMVLQEPFLFSGTIAENIGYGQPGASREEIEAAARAVHAHDFIAALPKGYDSVIGEGGSTLSQGQRQLLAFARAVIADPRVLILDEATANIDTRTEALIQRALSTLLAGRTSVVIAHRLSTIRNAALILVVDAGRVVERGTHEELLARGGLYAELYHRQFREPRGPARVERVG from the coding sequence ATGAGGAGGCCCGGGAGTCTCGAGGCGATGGCGGAGGTGGAGGACCAGCGCGCCAGCAATCGCGGGGCGGTGGCGCGGCGGCTCCTGGGCGAGCTGCGGCCCCACCGGGGCACGTTGTTCGTCGCGCTGGCATTCATCGGAGTGAGCGCGCTGGCGCAGATGGCCGGGCCGTACCTGGTGAGCCTGGCCATCGATCGCGACATCGGGAGCGGAGACCGGCTCGGCCTGCTGCGCACCATGGTGCTGTTGCTGGGCGTCTACGCCGTGGGCGCCCTGACTCAGCGCGCGCAGACGCGGCGCGTGGGCGCGACGGCCCAGCGGGTGCTCGCCACCTTGCGCACCCGGCTCTTCGATCAGCTCCAGGCGCTGCCGCTCACGTACTTCGACAAGCGTCCCATTGGCGACCTGATGAGCCGGCTGCTCAGCGACGTCGACACCATCAGCCAGTTCTTCTCGCAGGGATTGACCCAGCTTCTGGGCCCGGTGCTCGCGTTGGTGGGCGTGCTGGGGATGATGCTGGTGCTCAATGTCCGGCTGGCGCTGGCGTGCTTCACCCTCCTTCCGGTGATGCTGGCCACCATCTGGTTCTTCGCCGCCCGCGCCCGGCGCGCCTACCGCAAGACGCGCCAGACGGTGGGCAATGTGACGGCCGAGCTCCAGGAGGAGATCGTCGGCGTGCGGCAGGCGCAGGCGTTCAATCGCACCGACGAGAACATCCGGCGCTTCCGTGACCGCAACGCCGCCAACCGCGACGCGAACGTGGCCGCCGTCGGAGTCACCTCGGCGTTCACTCCGGTGATCGACGTCCTCTCCACGCTCTCCACCGCGCTCGTCATCGGCTACGGCGGCCACCTGGTGCTCCAGGAGGACCTGAGCGTCGGCCTGCTGGCCGCGTTCCTCATCTACGTGCAGCAGTTCTTCCGGCCGGTGCAGCTCGCGGCCTCGGTCTACACGCAGATGCAGTCGGCGCTCGCCGGCGCCGAGCGCGTCTACTCCATCCTCGACGAGCCGCGTGAGCCCGTGGATGCACCGGACGCGCTGGAGCTGGGACGGGCCGAGGGCCGCATCGTCTTCGAGCGGGTGTCGTTCGCCTACGACGCGGCGCACCCGGTGCTCCACGACGTGAGCTTCGAGGCCGAGCCCGGTCAGACGGTGGCGCTGGTGGGCCGCACGGGGGCGGGGAAGACGACCGTGGCGAGCCTGATTCCGCGCTTCTACGACGCGAGCTCGGGGACGGTGCGGCTGGACGGGCACGACGTGCGGCGCGTGACGCGGGCGAGCCTGCGGCGGCAGATGGCGATGGTCCTCCAGGAGCCGTTCCTGTTCTCCGGCACCATCGCCGAGAACATCGGCTACGGACAGCCGGGCGCCAGCCGCGAGGAGATAGAGGCCGCCGCGCGCGCGGTCCACGCCCACGACTTCATCGCCGCGCTGCCGAAGGGCTACGACTCCGTCATCGGCGAGGGGGGCTCCACCTTGAGCCAGGGGCAGCGGCAGCTGCTCGCCTTCGCGCGGGCGGTCATCGCGGATCCGCGCGTGCTCATCCTCGACGAGGCCACGGCGAACATCGACACGCGGACGGAGGCGCTCATCCAGCGAGCGCTGTCCACGCTGCTCGCGGGCCGTACGAGCGTGGTGATCGCCCACCGGCTGAGCACCATCCGCAACGCGGCACTCATCCTCGTCGTCGATGCCGGGCGGGTCGTCGAGCGGGGCACCCACGAGGAACTGCTCGCCCGGGGCGGGCTGTACGCGGAGCTGTACCACCGGCAGTTCCGCGAGCCGCGGGGCCCCGCACGGGTGGAGCGGGTGGGTTGA
- a CDS encoding ABC transporter ATP-binding protein: MDQGRRPTLAPGGGKAVWRALGYLRRYKLETAGALVSLLLLSAANLAAPQMVRLAIDGGIARGDRSTMLAAVGGLVAIALGRGLFNFLEGYLAERASQGVAFDLRDGLFARIQRLSFSYYDQAQTGQLLTRLTNDVEQVRTFVGSGVVQFVASVVMLVGCAALLLGIDPLLGVSALAAVAPILWLLRRFMGRMGPLFGRLQGSLGRLNTVLQEDLRGIRVVRAFSGEAREAARYQRINDELLDQNLQVVDALSSNFPFVGFFANLGTLVVVGVGGMLIFGQRLTLGELLAFNSYLGFLLMPLMSVGFLSVQFSRAGASALRVFELLDTEVEVVDKPGARVLPPIQGRVEFREVRFRYAGSEREVLRGVSFVAEPGQIVAILGTTGSGKSTIINLLPRFYDVTGGTVLVDGHDVREVTLSSLRSQIGIVLQEALLFSGTIRENIAYGRPEATLDEVKAVAEAAQAAGFIAELPEGYDTKVGERGVGLSGGQRQRLAIARALLTDPRLLILDDSTSAVDAETEGAIQEALDRLMRGAHRTAIVIAQRVSTVRDADLILVLDEGQVVARGRHEELVASSPLYNEILGSQLQPAPAEVA, translated from the coding sequence ATGGATCAAGGACGAAGGCCAACGCTGGCACCGGGCGGAGGCAAGGCGGTCTGGCGGGCCCTCGGGTATCTGCGGCGATACAAGCTGGAGACGGCGGGAGCGCTGGTGTCGCTCCTGCTGCTCTCGGCCGCCAACCTCGCCGCGCCACAGATGGTGCGCCTGGCGATCGACGGTGGCATCGCCCGGGGCGATCGCTCGACGATGCTCGCGGCCGTGGGCGGCCTGGTGGCCATTGCCCTGGGACGCGGGCTCTTCAACTTCCTCGAGGGCTACCTCGCCGAGCGCGCCTCGCAGGGCGTCGCCTTCGATCTGCGTGACGGGCTCTTCGCGCGGATTCAACGGCTGAGCTTCAGCTACTACGACCAGGCGCAGACCGGGCAGCTGCTCACCCGGCTCACCAACGACGTCGAGCAGGTACGCACCTTCGTCGGCAGCGGCGTGGTCCAGTTCGTCGCCTCGGTGGTCATGCTCGTGGGCTGCGCGGCGCTGCTGCTCGGCATCGACCCGCTGCTCGGTGTCTCGGCGCTCGCGGCCGTCGCGCCCATCCTCTGGCTGCTCAGGCGGTTCATGGGCCGGATGGGTCCCCTGTTCGGCAGGTTGCAGGGCTCGCTCGGCCGGCTCAACACGGTCCTCCAGGAGGATCTGCGCGGCATCCGCGTGGTGCGGGCCTTCTCCGGCGAGGCGCGCGAGGCGGCCCGCTACCAGCGCATCAACGACGAGCTGCTGGATCAGAACCTCCAGGTCGTCGACGCGCTCTCCAGCAACTTCCCGTTCGTGGGCTTCTTCGCCAACCTCGGCACGCTCGTGGTGGTGGGCGTCGGTGGAATGCTCATCTTCGGCCAGCGGCTGACGCTCGGAGAGCTCCTCGCGTTCAACAGCTATCTGGGCTTCCTGCTCATGCCGCTGATGTCCGTGGGGTTCCTCTCGGTTCAGTTCTCGCGTGCCGGGGCCTCCGCGCTGCGTGTGTTCGAGCTGCTCGACACCGAGGTCGAGGTGGTCGACAAGCCCGGGGCCAGGGTCCTGCCTCCCATCCAGGGGCGGGTCGAGTTCCGCGAGGTGCGCTTCCGCTACGCGGGCAGTGAGCGGGAGGTGCTTCGCGGGGTGAGCTTCGTGGCCGAGCCGGGGCAGATCGTGGCCATTCTCGGCACCACCGGCTCCGGCAAGAGCACCATCATCAACCTGCTCCCCCGCTTCTACGACGTGACGGGGGGCACGGTGCTCGTGGACGGACACGACGTGCGCGAGGTGACGCTCTCCAGCCTGCGCTCGCAGATCGGCATCGTGTTGCAGGAGGCGCTGCTCTTCTCGGGGACCATCCGCGAGAACATCGCCTATGGCCGCCCCGAGGCGACCCTGGACGAGGTCAAGGCGGTCGCCGAGGCGGCACAGGCGGCGGGCTTCATCGCGGAGCTGCCAGAGGGCTATGACACGAAGGTCGGCGAGCGCGGCGTGGGGCTCTCGGGCGGGCAGCGCCAGCGGCTGGCGATCGCCCGGGCGCTGCTGACGGATCCGCGCCTGCTCATCCTCGACGACAGCACCTCGGCGGTCGACGCGGAGACCGAGGGCGCCATCCAGGAGGCGCTCGACCGGCTCATGCGCGGGGCCCACCGCACCGCCATCGTCATCGCCCAGCGGGTCAGCACGGTGCGCGATGCCGACCTCATCCTCGTGCTCGACGAGGGACAGGTGGTCGCGCGGGGACGCCACGAGGAGCTGGTCGCCTCGAGCCCCCTCTACAATGAAATCCTCGGCTCGCAGCTCCAGCCGGCACCCGCGGAGGTCGCATGA
- a CDS encoding PKD domain-containing protein → MHLFQSTHRSPRTSLRAVLLLSLGWMGCGDGKDSTAPANVRITGGVMAEETVTGWRTLQASAEDDSGKVAKVEFYVSDTLACVDGVAKSSGETFSCAWDSSTVSQGSHQLSARAYDAAGNVTRSQPLSFTVPAPNGAPTISRVTVADPSLEEGSSTTLTVTASDPDGEPLTYSWTQTPFAPAGTFGDETGATRTWTAPLVSATTTFTLKVTVSDGKGGTAQSSLEVMVANIPSRNRAPTVDETITVPTARVVAGDTVVLSIGANDQDGDPLTYTWTTTNAAGEGTFTNRNAPVAEWRSPDLRTATTYSFQVTVSDGADSVTRSGEVQLQIPSYSQDIQPLWSPTCTDCHNANSAVPQGLNLEAGSSYASLVNVGGTEACSALNRVQPGLPDESLLVQRLSSDSCGRRMPPLDPDYYDRNAGELTRIRSWILAGANND, encoded by the coding sequence ATGCACTTGTTTCAATCGACCCATCGGTCCCCGAGGACATCACTTCGCGCGGTCCTGCTCCTGAGCCTGGGATGGATGGGTTGTGGAGACGGCAAGGACAGCACGGCACCGGCGAACGTGCGGATCACCGGTGGCGTGATGGCGGAGGAGACCGTGACGGGCTGGAGGACGCTGCAGGCCTCCGCCGAGGACGACTCCGGAAAGGTCGCCAAGGTGGAGTTCTACGTCTCCGACACGCTCGCCTGCGTGGACGGAGTGGCCAAGAGCTCCGGCGAGACCTTCTCGTGCGCCTGGGACTCCTCCACCGTCTCCCAGGGGAGCCATCAGCTCTCCGCCAGGGCCTACGATGCCGCAGGAAACGTCACCCGCTCCCAGCCCCTCTCCTTCACCGTCCCCGCGCCCAACGGCGCCCCCACCATCAGCCGGGTGACCGTCGCGGACCCCTCGCTCGAAGAGGGCTCGAGCACCACCCTCACGGTGACCGCCAGCGACCCGGATGGAGAGCCGCTCACCTACTCCTGGACGCAGACTCCGTTCGCCCCGGCGGGTACGTTTGGTGACGAGACCGGGGCGACCCGCACGTGGACGGCGCCCCTCGTCTCCGCCACCACGACCTTCACCTTGAAGGTCACGGTCTCGGATGGAAAGGGAGGCACGGCCCAGTCCTCCCTGGAGGTGATGGTGGCGAACATCCCCTCCCGCAACCGCGCGCCCACCGTGGACGAGACCATCACCGTCCCCACCGCGCGGGTGGTCGCGGGAGACACCGTCGTCCTCTCCATCGGCGCCAACGACCAGGATGGCGATCCGCTCACCTACACCTGGACGACGACGAACGCGGCGGGCGAGGGGACCTTCACGAACCGGAATGCTCCCGTCGCGGAGTGGCGCTCTCCGGACCTCCGCACGGCCACGACCTACTCCTTCCAGGTCACCGTGTCCGATGGTGCCGATTCCGTGACGCGCTCGGGTGAGGTGCAGCTCCAGATCCCGTCCTACTCCCAGGACATCCAGCCCCTCTGGAGCCCGACCTGCACGGACTGCCACAACGCGAACAGCGCGGTGCCCCAGGGCTTGAACCTGGAGGCGGGCAGCTCCTACGCGTCCCTCGTCAACGTGGGGGGCACCGAGGCCTGCAGCGCCCTCAATCGTGTGCAGCCGGGCCTGCCCGACGAGTCCCTGCTGGTGCAGCGGCTCAGCAGCGATAGCTGCGGCCGCAGGATGCCGCCGCTCGACCCGGACTACTACGACAGGAACGCCGGTGAGCTCACGCGCATCCGCTCCTGGATCCTCGCCGGCGCGAACAACGACTGA
- a CDS encoding cupin domain-containing protein has protein sequence MRTSLLMALLCVSAGCARAPTVPVRYVVSTADADTFRIAQGKGTAILLVNEETGARAASMGVLELQGGSGVPEHIHEDSVEMLYVEEGEAEMSVEGRTMPVRPGDAVYIPAGLRHAARIPEGTARFRAVQVYVGPGPEQRFRQGEPVQPPASTP, from the coding sequence ATGCGCACCTCGCTCCTGATGGCCCTGCTCTGTGTCTCCGCTGGCTGTGCCCGGGCTCCCACCGTTCCCGTCCGTTACGTGGTGAGCACCGCGGACGCCGACACCTTCCGCATCGCCCAGGGAAAGGGCACGGCCATCCTGCTGGTCAACGAGGAGACGGGGGCCCGCGCGGCCTCGATGGGCGTGCTGGAGCTCCAGGGCGGCTCGGGCGTACCCGAGCACATCCATGAGGACAGCGTGGAGATGCTCTACGTGGAGGAGGGCGAGGCGGAGATGAGCGTGGAGGGGCGGACGATGCCCGTGCGCCCGGGAGATGCCGTCTACATCCCGGCGGGTCTCCGCCACGCGGCCCGCATCCCCGAGGGCACCGCGCGCTTCCGCGCCGTGCAGGTGTACGTGGGCCCCGGCCCCGAGCAGCGCTTCCGTCAGGGTGAGCCGGTGCAGCCGCCCGCCTCCACTCCTTGA